From a single Cytophagales bacterium WSM2-2 genomic region:
- a CDS encoding ABC transporter permease: MKEEINPPELALRFLSWFCPTELAEGIAGDLVEEFREDVQGKGQRMARWNFVIRTFQFFRPGILLRNKFKIQFMNTSMLNNYIKVAFRNLLRSKAYSAITIGGLAIGIACSLVIFLFVYGEWSYDKGFSKADRIYRIGISFFNIGQFANGPEKLLDVLPKEFAGIETATRIRKETLPIKIKDQTFTENSVYFADTAYFKMFDYNFIAGDKKNALSGPQDAIISRTNALKYFGKIDVIGEAIEAGKEKLQFTIAGVVDDLDFNTHLKSGLWLSNQSKITGSPIWSSAAFYNYVLLKENNTEADLWQALNSIFDNHVFPESGKPMGFKTLEDYRANDMAIKFYVHKLPDIYLKSKLNFEISPGGNESNIYIFSIVSFVILILASVNFINLTTARASRRAKEVGIRKTMGNLRSKLIGQFLLESLMTSGIAMIFAILLAEFFLRVFEYVTGAVLLDTIWRNPATVGMFFAFSFVVGILSGLYPAFYLTSFIPAKVLKGNFSIGGKGFRNFLVVFQFTVSILLITCAIVVQSQLQFMSKKDLGFDQNNVLTIDRIDLLKTKASTFRDELMRQQGVSRSSFHMGQPGSKRIMSFYTFQTPKMDHPVSISTYFGDDEYLPLSGMRLIKGRNLNKDLASDSSSVILNEAAVKALDLGSDPIGATVNDKQKIIGVVSDFHWESLRNTIAPLAIVLGKEKSELSFKLDPSTTSSFLKTAELKWKEMVPNEPFQYHFLDSNFGELVEKEAVFGKAVGFFTLLAIFISCLGLYGLSAFTAEQRTKEIGIRKVMGASSSTIVLMLNKQFAILVGIALLISIPLSVFIAQQWLNEFAYRIPLGIPVFVIAAVSSLAIAWLTVSYHSVKAALTNPADSLKYE, encoded by the coding sequence ATGAAAGAAGAAATTAATCCGCCCGAACTAGCCTTGAGGTTTCTAAGTTGGTTTTGCCCAACAGAGCTAGCAGAAGGTATCGCAGGAGATTTAGTAGAAGAATTTCGAGAGGATGTTCAGGGGAAAGGACAGCGCATGGCGCGATGGAACTTTGTCATTCGAACATTCCAGTTTTTCAGACCAGGAATATTGTTAAGGAACAAATTCAAAATACAATTCATGAACACATCTATGTTGAATAATTATATTAAAGTAGCGTTCAGAAATCTATTAAGGAGCAAAGCATATTCTGCTATAACCATTGGTGGGTTGGCCATTGGTATCGCCTGCAGTCTTGTCATTTTTCTTTTCGTTTATGGAGAATGGAGTTACGATAAAGGTTTTTCGAAAGCTGACCGTATTTACAGAATTGGAATTTCTTTTTTCAACATAGGTCAATTTGCAAACGGACCGGAAAAATTGTTGGATGTTTTGCCTAAAGAATTCGCCGGGATTGAGACTGCAACGCGTATTCGAAAAGAGACGCTCCCGATAAAAATAAAAGACCAGACGTTTACAGAGAACTCGGTCTATTTTGCCGATACGGCCTATTTCAAAATGTTTGACTACAATTTTATTGCCGGTGATAAGAAAAATGCATTATCGGGTCCGCAGGATGCAATCATTTCCAGAACTAATGCGCTGAAATATTTTGGTAAAATTGATGTGATTGGAGAGGCCATTGAAGCAGGGAAAGAGAAGCTGCAATTTACCATTGCGGGAGTGGTGGATGACCTTGATTTTAATACACACTTGAAGTCCGGTCTTTGGTTGTCAAACCAAAGCAAGATCACGGGCTCGCCCATCTGGTCCTCGGCTGCTTTTTACAATTATGTTCTGCTCAAAGAAAACAACACCGAGGCTGATTTGTGGCAGGCATTAAATTCGATCTTCGATAATCACGTCTTTCCTGAGTCGGGCAAACCGATGGGTTTCAAAACGCTGGAAGACTACCGGGCCAACGATATGGCCATCAAATTTTATGTTCACAAGCTCCCTGACATTTACCTGAAGTCAAAACTAAATTTTGAAATTTCTCCCGGAGGAAACGAGTCTAACATTTATATCTTTTCGATCGTTTCATTTGTCATCCTGATTTTGGCGTCTGTGAATTTTATCAATCTCACAACGGCACGGGCATCACGAAGGGCCAAAGAAGTTGGTATCCGTAAGACCATGGGCAACTTGCGCAGCAAACTGATCGGTCAGTTTCTCCTGGAGTCGCTAATGACGAGCGGCATTGCCATGATCTTCGCCATTCTATTAGCAGAATTTTTCCTGCGAGTTTTTGAATATGTGACGGGCGCAGTACTTCTGGATACGATTTGGAGAAATCCCGCTACTGTCGGAATGTTTTTCGCATTTTCGTTTGTCGTAGGAATTCTCTCAGGCCTGTATCCTGCATTTTATCTCACGTCTTTCATTCCTGCCAAAGTCTTGAAGGGGAATTTTTCTATCGGGGGAAAGGGTTTCCGGAATTTCCTGGTGGTTTTTCAGTTCACGGTCTCAATTTTATTGATCACTTGCGCGATTGTCGTTCAGAGCCAACTTCAATTCATGAGTAAGAAGGATTTAGGGTTTGATCAGAACAACGTTTTGACGATTGACCGTATTGACTTATTGAAAACAAAGGCATCGACTTTTCGGGATGAATTGATGCGGCAGCAAGGAGTGTCTCGTTCGAGTTTTCATATGGGGCAACCCGGAAGTAAACGTATCATGTCATTCTACACTTTCCAAACTCCTAAGATGGATCACCCGGTCTCGATCAGTACTTATTTTGGTGATGACGAATACCTGCCATTGAGTGGCATGCGGTTAATTAAAGGGAGGAATTTAAATAAAGACCTTGCCTCAGATTCGTCTTCCGTTATCCTGAATGAAGCAGCCGTAAAAGCACTTGACCTTGGTTCGGATCCTATTGGAGCTACGGTCAATGACAAACAGAAAATTATTGGGGTAGTAAGTGATTTTCATTGGGAATCCTTGAGAAATACGATTGCTCCGCTCGCCATTGTGTTGGGTAAGGAAAAATCAGAACTCAGCTTTAAGCTCGACCCTTCAACAACCTCATCTTTTTTGAAGACAGCTGAATTAAAATGGAAAGAAATGGTACCCAATGAACCATTTCAATATCATTTCCTGGATTCCAATTTTGGAGAGTTAGTGGAGAAGGAAGCTGTTTTCGGCAAAGCAGTTGGCTTCTTTACGCTACTCGCCATTTTTATTTCTTGCCTTGGGTTGTATGGACTCTCCGCGTTCACGGCCGAGCAACGCACAAAAGAAATCGGGATACGGAAAGTCATGGGAGCTTCGTCTTCTACCATTGTGCTTATGCTCAACAAGCAATTTGCAATACTTGTGGGTATAGCGTTGCTGATCAGTATTCCTCTTTCGGTATTTATTGCGCAGCAGTGGCTCAATGAATTTGCATATCGTATTCCGTTAGGGATTCCGGTTTTTGTGATTGCGGCTGTTTCCTCTCTCGCGATTGCATGGTTGACTGTAAGTTATCATTCAGTAAAAGCGGCCTTGACAAACCCGGCGGATTCGTTGAAGTATGAATGA
- the lpxK gene encoding tetraacyldisaccharide 4'-kinase: protein MLLIFLAPFSWLYGAVTSFRNFLYDLGLKRSYSFEPAVLSVGNLNVGGTGKSPMIEYLVRLLSGEYSIAILSRGYGRKTSGFRLASDGDDAASIGDEPFQFHQKFKDKVSVCVCEDRVAGIRALMVAKAPQVILLDDAFQHRRAKPMFSILLTDFSKPFFRDYVLPKGRLREARRGSKRANLVVVTKCNAIPDQVKSEYNAKIQSYSGDVPVFFSEIGYIKPVSLSDATIGKEVVLVTGIANSKPLVEHISKKVNLKFHFEFGDHHFYSPREIEDIQQKAAGFNASILTTEKDMVKLISLELSQAIKRENWFYLPIETRFIDNGSEFDRIVTERIKSHLGNSKN from the coding sequence ATGCTTCTCATTTTCCTTGCTCCATTCTCCTGGCTTTACGGAGCGGTGACATCTTTTCGTAATTTTTTATACGATCTCGGACTTAAAAGATCGTATTCGTTCGAACCAGCGGTCTTAAGTGTGGGAAATCTGAATGTAGGTGGAACAGGAAAAAGCCCAATGATTGAATACCTGGTGCGACTTCTTTCGGGCGAGTATTCTATAGCAATTTTAAGCCGTGGGTATGGACGAAAAACAAGCGGGTTCCGGTTGGCAAGTGATGGAGACGATGCCGCATCAATTGGAGATGAACCGTTTCAATTTCATCAAAAATTCAAAGACAAAGTTTCTGTTTGTGTTTGCGAAGATCGTGTTGCGGGAATCAGAGCGTTGATGGTTGCCAAAGCGCCCCAGGTGATTCTCCTGGATGATGCGTTTCAACACCGACGGGCAAAACCGATGTTCTCGATTTTATTGACAGATTTTTCAAAACCGTTTTTTAGGGACTATGTTTTGCCGAAAGGACGGTTGCGTGAGGCACGAAGGGGAAGTAAGCGCGCTAATCTTGTGGTAGTAACGAAATGTAATGCAATACCTGATCAGGTAAAGTCAGAGTACAATGCGAAAATTCAATCGTACTCAGGAGACGTTCCTGTTTTCTTTTCGGAGATCGGATACATTAAGCCTGTTTCATTGAGCGATGCTACTATTGGTAAAGAGGTTGTTCTGGTTACGGGTATTGCGAACAGCAAGCCTTTGGTCGAGCACATTTCGAAAAAAGTCAATTTGAAGTTTCACTTTGAATTCGGAGACCATCACTTTTATTCACCTCGGGAAATAGAGGATATTCAGCAGAAAGCTGCGGGTTTTAATGCTTCAATTCTGACTACAGAAAAGGACATGGTCAAACTTATTTCCCTAGAGTTAAGCCAGGCAATAAAAAGAGAAAACTGGTTTTATTTGCCCATTGAGACCCGGTTCATCGATAATGGTTCGGAATTTGATAGAATTGTGACCGAAAGAATAAAAAGTCATTTAGGGAATTCAAAAAACTGA
- a CDS encoding GTP cyclohydrolase 1 type 2 produces MATATIKDVTDHLEALAPRSYQEDYDNSGLLIGDSGAIVKGVLVTLDCTEAVIEEAIQTNCNLVVAHHPIIFRGLKKITGQNYVERTVIKAIKNDIAIYAIHTNLDNVHTGVNKKIAEKIGLKNLRILKPRSGTLTKLVTFIPRENAGNVLNALHKAGAGNIGEYKNCSFQVIGEGTYMPTGNAQPYIGQANQLERVEEVRAEVIFPSHISSRVLRALNESHPYEEVAYYLSQLENTNQEIGSGMIGELEMPIEPFEFLTGLKLKMNAKMIRHTKPVRPIKTVAVCGGAGSFLLSTAIAQGADAFVSADFKYHEFFDADGKTMIADLGHYESEQFTKDLLAEVLKEKFTTFAIIFSNTVTNPLSYI; encoded by the coding sequence ATGGCAACCGCAACGATAAAAGATGTAACAGATCACCTGGAGGCACTAGCTCCACGATCTTACCAGGAAGACTACGATAACAGTGGATTGCTTATCGGCGATTCTGGCGCGATCGTAAAGGGAGTTTTAGTTACACTGGATTGTACCGAAGCTGTTATTGAAGAAGCAATTCAAACTAACTGCAATCTGGTGGTCGCACATCATCCGATAATTTTCCGGGGACTTAAGAAAATCACAGGACAAAACTACGTGGAGCGCACCGTCATCAAGGCTATTAAAAACGACATTGCCATATACGCCATTCACACTAACCTGGACAATGTGCACACAGGCGTGAATAAAAAAATTGCCGAAAAAATCGGATTGAAGAACCTGAGAATCTTAAAACCAAGAAGTGGAACACTAACCAAATTAGTCACTTTCATTCCGCGTGAAAACGCAGGTAACGTTCTCAACGCATTGCACAAAGCCGGAGCAGGAAATATCGGGGAATATAAAAACTGTAGCTTTCAGGTAATTGGTGAAGGAACATACATGCCTACTGGAAATGCACAGCCGTACATTGGTCAGGCCAACCAACTGGAGCGTGTTGAGGAAGTGCGGGCGGAAGTGATTTTTCCTTCGCATATCTCTTCCAGGGTTTTGCGCGCTTTGAATGAATCACATCCTTACGAGGAAGTGGCCTATTATCTTTCTCAATTGGAAAACACCAACCAGGAAATTGGGTCTGGAATGATCGGTGAATTGGAAATGCCAATTGAACCTTTTGAATTCCTTACGGGTTTGAAATTAAAGATGAACGCAAAAATGATCCGACATACTAAACCGGTGAGGCCAATAAAGACGGTAGCAGTATGCGGGGGTGCGGGGAGCTTTCTCTTATCCACAGCTATTGCCCAAGGTGCTGACGCTTTCGTTTCAGCCGACTTCAAATACCACGAATTCTTTGATGCGGATGGAAAAACCATGATTGCCGACCTGGGGCACTATGAAAGCGAACAATTCACAAAAGACCTCCTGGCCGAGGTTTTAAAGGAAAAATTCACTACTTTTGCGATCATTTTTTCAAATACAGTCACAAATCCTTTAAGCTATATCTAA
- a CDS encoding ABC transporter permease yields the protein MMKPPKLAIGFLKWYCPPELLEGIEGDLMEQFEADKKESGNNLARKRFVLNTVRFFRPGIVLRNKVIIKINSFMLGNYFKVAARNMAKRKLYSFINAFGLSVGIAFCVLIYLYIQDERSFDQFHANKNLIYRIEGKSFDTWQQKKEPYDRSAWVQTGLKVALKEDLAEVQYSTRFNPDNSGVFRYEDKVFTEKIAFTDADFFKMFSFRLLKGNPDKLFLNKSDIVITPAVAEKYFGNEDPIGKIVNIDRLGVKTFSIAGVIEAPPANSSFDFQILIPQENRGYYDANLKQWGNFNTPTFVQLLPNTDMKKFSSNLDKLINKYVGEKLEKWRKESAIPVPPGVKMLEYEYTPLPNIHLKKEINWHKVSDQKYSYILGCIAILILLIACINYISLALTTSASRKTEVGIRKVVGAYKRQLVYQFGFESLLLAMTSMVIGIGLVILFLPSFNEFTGKGITINFNDFAPVLMVSLVITFFVGIAAGSYPSLFLSSFRPAQVLKGNFTSKFQTGFTRPLVVLQFFLSASLIVSSVIMYRQMKYIATKNLGYNQNQLIVMPTQKGWNKESDKVVAQFRNRLSQEQEILSLTGTSTSFNQGFSRYGYKIDGEQRAAYVYAVDPHYLPTLEIQLTMGRNFDEKIPSDSNAVVVNEALARDMKWKDPLNSYLNWKEDTVGMGAKVIGVVKDYNFRSLESTVEPMFLSMDKKGIGYLTHMIVRIKADNIPNVVDKLRTIWKEMYPDAPFDYTFLDQDVAKQYQSYQRWMSITGLSTSFAILISCLGLFGLAGINAINRTKEIGIRKVMGAGLSNIFVLLNKQFVWLAVIAFVLATPLSWYMMTNWWLKDFEYKVAIGWELFVGSMIAGLTVALLTVSYHAIKTAMINPADTLKYE from the coding sequence ATGATGAAGCCACCCAAACTGGCCATCGGATTTTTGAAGTGGTATTGTCCTCCTGAGTTGTTGGAAGGCATCGAGGGGGATTTGATGGAACAGTTTGAAGCAGATAAAAAAGAAAGTGGAAACAACCTGGCGCGAAAAAGATTTGTACTGAATACTGTCAGGTTCTTCAGACCGGGAATTGTACTCAGAAACAAGGTCATCATAAAAATCAACTCATTTATGCTTGGAAATTATTTTAAAGTTGCAGCTCGCAACATGGCAAAACGGAAGTTGTATTCGTTCATTAACGCGTTCGGGTTAAGTGTGGGGATTGCTTTCTGCGTTCTCATTTATCTGTACATTCAGGACGAAAGAAGTTTCGATCAATTCCATGCGAACAAAAATTTAATTTACCGGATCGAAGGAAAGAGCTTTGATACCTGGCAGCAGAAAAAAGAACCTTACGACAGGTCGGCCTGGGTACAGACAGGTTTGAAAGTAGCATTGAAAGAAGATCTTGCTGAAGTTCAATACTCGACCCGGTTTAACCCTGACAATTCGGGAGTGTTCAGATATGAGGATAAAGTTTTCACCGAGAAAATAGCTTTCACAGATGCTGATTTTTTTAAGATGTTTTCCTTTCGCCTGCTTAAGGGTAACCCGGACAAACTGTTTCTAAATAAATCGGACATCGTTATTACTCCGGCTGTAGCCGAAAAGTATTTCGGAAATGAAGACCCGATCGGCAAAATTGTGAACATTGACCGCTTAGGGGTAAAAACTTTTTCCATTGCCGGAGTAATCGAAGCACCTCCAGCCAATTCCAGTTTTGACTTTCAGATTCTGATACCTCAGGAAAACAGAGGTTACTATGACGCCAACTTGAAGCAGTGGGGCAATTTCAATACACCCACGTTTGTGCAACTTCTGCCCAATACAGACATGAAGAAATTCAGCTCTAATCTGGATAAGCTGATTAATAAATATGTCGGTGAGAAACTGGAGAAGTGGAGGAAGGAATCGGCTATTCCCGTACCTCCCGGTGTGAAGATGCTCGAATATGAGTATACACCATTGCCGAATATACACCTGAAAAAAGAAATCAACTGGCATAAAGTAAGTGACCAGAAATACTCTTATATCCTGGGCTGTATTGCCATTTTGATTTTGCTGATTGCATGTATTAATTACATCTCACTCGCCCTGACCACTTCAGCTTCCCGGAAAACCGAAGTTGGTATTCGCAAGGTGGTAGGAGCATACAAGCGACAACTCGTCTATCAATTTGGTTTTGAATCTCTTTTGCTGGCGATGACTTCAATGGTCATCGGGATTGGTTTGGTGATATTGTTCCTTCCATCCTTTAACGAGTTTACCGGGAAAGGCATCACTATTAATTTCAATGACTTTGCACCTGTTTTGATGGTCAGCCTTGTGATCACTTTTTTTGTGGGGATTGCAGCAGGAAGTTATCCATCGCTATTTCTTTCAAGTTTCCGCCCGGCACAAGTGTTGAAAGGAAATTTTACATCCAAGTTTCAGACCGGTTTCACACGTCCATTGGTTGTCTTACAATTTTTTCTATCTGCTTCGTTGATTGTCAGCTCTGTGATCATGTATCGGCAAATGAAATACATCGCCACTAAAAACCTTGGTTACAATCAAAATCAACTGATTGTTATGCCAACACAAAAGGGGTGGAATAAAGAGTCTGATAAAGTAGTCGCCCAGTTTCGAAACAGATTGTCACAGGAACAAGAAATTTTGTCCTTGACAGGAACCAGTACTTCATTCAATCAAGGTTTCTCCCGCTATGGATACAAAATTGACGGAGAACAAAGGGCCGCTTATGTCTATGCAGTTGATCCGCATTACTTACCTACGCTGGAGATTCAACTTACTATGGGCAGAAATTTTGACGAGAAAATCCCAAGTGACAGTAATGCGGTCGTTGTCAATGAGGCATTGGCGCGGGATATGAAATGGAAAGATCCGTTGAACTCTTATCTCAATTGGAAAGAAGATACTGTTGGCATGGGTGCGAAAGTGATCGGTGTGGTAAAAGACTATAATTTCAGATCGTTAGAGTCAACTGTTGAGCCAATGTTCCTCAGTATGGATAAGAAGGGCATCGGTTACCTGACTCACATGATCGTTCGCATTAAAGCAGACAATATTCCGAACGTGGTAGATAAATTAAGAACCATATGGAAGGAGATGTATCCGGATGCTCCCTTTGACTACACTTTTTTGGATCAGGACGTAGCAAAACAGTATCAATCATACCAGCGTTGGATGAGTATCACAGGGTTATCGACTTCATTTGCTATTTTAATTTCCTGCCTGGGTTTGTTTGGTCTTGCCGGTATCAACGCTATCAACCGGACAAAAGAAATTGGAATAAGAAAAGTGATGGGAGCCGGGCTCAGCAATATTTTCGTTTTGCTCAACAAGCAATTCGTTTGGCTGGCGGTGATCGCATTTGTCCTGGCGACACCTTTGTCGTGGTACATGATGACGAATTGGTGGCTGAAAGACTTTGAATATAAAGTAGCGATAGGGTGGGAGTTATTTGTCGGAAGCATGATTGCGGGACTAACCGTGGCGTTGCTGACGGTAAGTTATCACGCTATCAAAACAGCCATGATTAATCCTGCAGATACTTTAAAATATGAATGA
- the miaE gene encoding tRNA 2-methylthio-N6-isopentenyl adenosine(37) hydroxylase MiaE, with translation MEKHVLGLELPTDPRWVDIAEKNIGDILTDHAYCEQKAATSCISLIVQFHDKEKLVDMLTPVVTEEWDHFGRVIAELKKRNLLLGPQRKDEYVEQLGKLVKKGGNREQQLVEKLLMNAMIEARSCERFRLLWKEISDKALSEFYYELMVSEAGHYKNFLLLAKEYDDPQRVHARWHELLTQEAEVIKSLRVRGDRLH, from the coding sequence ATGGAAAAGCACGTGCTTGGCCTGGAATTGCCTACCGACCCGCGGTGGGTGGATATTGCCGAGAAAAACATTGGCGACATTCTAACAGATCATGCTTATTGTGAACAAAAGGCAGCTACATCCTGCATTTCCCTTATCGTTCAGTTTCATGACAAAGAAAAACTGGTTGACATGCTCACCCCCGTTGTTACCGAGGAATGGGACCACTTCGGAAGAGTAATTGCTGAATTAAAGAAAAGAAACTTACTGTTGGGGCCGCAACGAAAAGATGAATATGTAGAGCAATTGGGAAAGCTTGTAAAAAAAGGAGGAAACCGGGAACAACAGTTGGTTGAAAAACTTCTGATGAATGCCATGATCGAGGCCCGGAGTTGTGAGCGATTCCGACTGCTCTGGAAAGAAATCAGCGATAAGGCGTTGAGTGAATTTTACTATGAATTGATGGTTTCGGAGGCAGGTCATTATAAAAACTTCCTTTTGTTGGCCAAAGAATACGATGATCCACAGCGTGTACATGCACGCTGGCATGAGCTTCTTACTCAGGAAGCGGAGGTCATCAAGTCCCTACGTGTGAGGGGAGATCGTCTGCACTAG
- a CDS encoding ABC transporter permease — translation MNELDKPVKDTLPPKAVVRFLRWFCPAALYEGIEGDLIEQFEEDCKTKGERRARRNFVKNTIRFFRPGIILRNKFSFTLVNTNMLSNYIIIAYRNVLKNKAFSAINIFGLGIGLAACLLIFQFVTFELSYDKFHSKFDRLYRVTNDRFQNGKLIQHGTIMYPTIGPTMAKDFPEIEEYTRMMPYGDMNLKIDDKNYRGDQCHFVDDHFLTVFSFPMIAGDPLSSLKTPYTTVLTAKLAKKYFRLSDTNVADAVGKVIYWELDPQPFTVKGVCADVPANSHIQFDALMSYATLIRPDNQEADNSWTWSDMRHYLVLKPGADYKQLEAKFPAFSERYFQGDKVSGSIEKFYLQPVKDAHLYSDYEYDIAKRASGKAVWAMLIVAIFILFIAWINYINLTTSRALERAKEVGLRKVMGALKSQLVKQFIFESILISLFAFAFALVMVQVLQSPFNFITENNLSLWSVIMSVEPSKLAIAAAILLSGVLLSGFYPAFVLSSYQPVTVLKGKFQRSSSGGFLRKGLVIFQFTASAALITSAIIVSKQLKFMNEADLGIKIDDTLIVSSPELTAWDSTFIQRVENYKQELTKINGVINATTSGKTPGARLGRSFGIRLSDQPATLRFTMSQLNVDYSFFDTYQISIVAGRKFLPTDHKVKWEDLNTVILNLNAVKLLGISNAQEAIGKEVAWGQVNGQPRKWRIVGVVKDYHQEALRNPMEPMIFRPSYSTYSPTSIRIEPDNKQEIIARIESVYKKFFPGNSFEYSFLEDNYRRQYSDDTRFGKVISIFTGLAIIISCLGLIGLSSYTAVQRTKEIGIRKVMGASLYSIVSLLSLDFIKLVLISALVSLPIAYWAMQNWLTAYAYHISLGWLLFLTPVVVILFIAAFTISFQVVKAAMTNPAKTLKYE, via the coding sequence ATGAATGAGTTAGATAAACCGGTGAAAGACACTTTGCCACCCAAAGCGGTTGTAAGGTTCCTGCGATGGTTTTGCCCGGCCGCATTGTACGAAGGGATTGAAGGGGATTTGATCGAACAGTTTGAAGAGGATTGTAAAACTAAAGGAGAACGAAGAGCTCGAAGGAATTTTGTAAAGAACACAATCCGGTTTTTCAGGCCAGGGATTATTTTGAGAAATAAATTTTCATTCACATTAGTCAACACGAATATGCTAAGCAACTACATCATTATCGCTTACCGGAATGTTTTGAAGAACAAAGCTTTCTCGGCTATCAATATTTTTGGTTTGGGTATCGGGTTGGCAGCGTGCCTGCTGATTTTTCAGTTCGTGACTTTTGAATTGAGCTATGATAAGTTCCATTCAAAATTTGACAGGCTGTATAGAGTCACCAACGACCGGTTTCAGAATGGGAAACTCATTCAGCACGGAACAATCATGTATCCGACCATCGGTCCAACCATGGCCAAGGATTTCCCGGAAATTGAAGAATATACGCGGATGATGCCTTACGGTGACATGAACTTGAAAATCGATGATAAAAATTACCGGGGCGATCAATGTCATTTTGTTGATGATCATTTCCTGACGGTTTTCAGTTTCCCCATGATTGCTGGTGACCCTCTTAGTTCGCTCAAGACTCCATACACGACAGTGTTGACAGCTAAACTTGCAAAAAAATATTTCAGACTGTCCGACACTAACGTTGCAGATGCAGTTGGAAAAGTTATTTACTGGGAGCTTGACCCGCAGCCCTTCACGGTGAAAGGCGTATGCGCTGACGTGCCGGCCAACTCCCACATTCAGTTTGATGCGCTTATGTCTTATGCCACACTAATCCGTCCGGACAATCAGGAGGCTGATAACAGCTGGACATGGTCTGATATGCGACACTATCTCGTGCTGAAACCGGGGGCAGATTACAAGCAATTGGAAGCGAAGTTCCCGGCTTTTAGCGAACGCTATTTTCAAGGTGACAAGGTTTCAGGAAGTATAGAGAAATTTTACTTGCAACCAGTAAAAGATGCTCATCTCTATTCGGACTACGAATATGATATTGCCAAGCGTGCCAGTGGAAAAGCAGTATGGGCGATGCTCATTGTTGCGATTTTCATCCTATTCATCGCGTGGATCAATTATATCAATTTGACGACTTCGCGTGCACTGGAAAGAGCCAAGGAAGTTGGTCTTCGGAAAGTAATGGGCGCACTCAAATCGCAACTGGTAAAGCAATTTATTTTTGAATCGATATTGATTAGTCTTTTCGCTTTTGCGTTTGCACTTGTGATGGTGCAAGTGCTACAATCTCCATTCAATTTTATCACAGAAAATAATCTTTCACTTTGGAGTGTCATCATGAGCGTGGAGCCGTCAAAGCTGGCTATTGCAGCAGCTATTCTGTTGAGTGGCGTACTGCTTTCAGGATTTTACCCGGCCTTCGTCCTGTCTTCTTATCAACCAGTGACGGTTCTGAAAGGCAAGTTTCAGCGCTCATCGTCGGGGGGATTTCTGCGCAAAGGGCTCGTGATATTTCAGTTCACAGCTTCGGCAGCGTTGATCACGAGTGCGATTATTGTCTCAAAGCAATTGAAATTCATGAACGAAGCTGACTTGGGGATCAAGATTGATGATACTCTAATTGTTAGCAGCCCGGAGTTGACTGCCTGGGATTCTACTTTTATACAACGTGTGGAAAACTATAAACAGGAACTAACAAAAATCAATGGAGTTATAAATGCAACTACTTCAGGAAAGACACCTGGCGCGCGACTAGGCCGTTCTTTTGGGATCAGGCTTAGCGATCAGCCAGCCACGCTTCGATTTACGATGAGCCAACTGAATGTAGATTACAGTTTCTTCGATACCTACCAGATTTCAATAGTTGCCGGGAGAAAATTCCTCCCGACTGATCACAAAGTGAAATGGGAAGATCTGAACACAGTAATTCTGAATCTTAATGCAGTGAAGCTTCTTGGTATTTCAAATGCACAGGAGGCCATTGGCAAGGAAGTAGCTTGGGGCCAAGTAAATGGCCAACCGCGTAAGTGGCGAATTGTGGGCGTGGTGAAAGACTATCATCAGGAAGCATTAAGAAACCCGATGGAGCCGATGATCTTCCGGCCATCTTACAGCACCTATTCTCCTACGTCTATTCGCATAGAGCCTGATAACAAACAGGAAATCATCGCCAGGATTGAATCCGTGTACAAGAAGTTCTTTCCAGGTAATTCATTCGAGTATTCATTCCTTGAGGATAACTACAGGCGTCAATACAGTGATGACACACGTTTTGGAAAAGTGATCAGCATTTTCACCGGGCTGGCCATTATTATTTCCTGTCTCGGGCTTATTGGACTCTCGTCCTACACCGCGGTTCAGCGCACTAAGGAGATTGGTATTCGCAAAGTGATGGGCGCTTCACTTTACAGTATTGTTTCATTGTTGTCATTGGATTTCATAAAACTCGTATTGATCTCCGCGTTGGTTTCATTGCCGATTGCCTATTGGGCAATGCAAAACTGGCTCACGGCTTATGCTTACCATATTTCACTGGGGTGGCTGCTGTTTCTGACTCCGGTCGTAGTGATTCTGTTTATCGCAGCATTCACCATCAGCTTTCAGGTGGTAAAGGCAGCAATGACTAACCCTGCCAAAACACTCAAGTACGAATGA